The window CGAGCTTTCCACCCGTCGCGTCGCCCTGTTTTCCCAACAGTCTCTCGTATAAACCCTGCTGCCTCCATCGTCTTCCCCACGTCGAATCAATCCAATCCGATCCAGCACAGTACATTCCATTCCATTCCACCAAGAACTATCCAAGATGGCTCCTCACCTCCTCCTTCTCTTCACCAAGTAGTGTATACAGCACACATTGACAGGGCTTTCACTGACGGAAACGGGATGATGCAGATGTCTTTGGCGCGAGCAATTCGACGGACGACTCGGGCAAAGGCCACGGCTCCAGAGGCGGCAGCTACTCCCGCCGAGCCTGCAACCACACCGGAGAGTGCTGGTGCGACTGAAGCTCCACCGGCAGCAGGTGACGATTCTCCGGCTGTTGCCACCAAGACAGGACAGGTTGCTCCCCAAGCAGCTGGACCAAGCACCGATTCACAGGGGATATCAAAGCTCCCAGAACTGCTGCACGCAGCAGGCGCGCCGAGCTCTGCCGCTGCCACCGTGCTCATCAGTGTGTTTCTTGCCTATGTTTCGGCCATGTTTGTGTAAACCCCCATAGCAGCCATTACCGTAATACCAGCGAATGTATCCATGTACCATACGAGGAGGCGGTGTAGATTCAGGCCGCGCCCGTGTTACACCATGTTGCAGTGAAAATGTTACACTTCATGTGTTCGAAGCAAAGCAAAATGTTCTAGGGTTTCAGATCCTGATGGGTTACAACAATGGAATCAGACAATGTTCCTTTGGTGGATAACCCCTACCTGCCATAATTCCCCAATATCCACACAAGGATGACGACACTTATCTCCAACAATGCCGCGGGTGAAGTAGCCTAGCACCATGTCACCAGTCTACAGTTAATATGTCAGATTGGATAGACTACATCATAGCTTAGCAACCGAAATGCACATAAGATGCAAATCCTCATGAATGCAGAAGGAAGGTAGGTTCCTGGCATCTCGTTCCACCGTCGACCGGCACCTGAAATACGAGGCTGGGATCTAGGGGTGCTTGTTCTGCTCGTCGACATCTCAACCAGCATAAGTCCACTTCCATCACCCAACATGGTATTTGAGTATTTCGGTCACAACAGCGACTGTAAAACAAATTTGAGAAGAAAATGTCACTAACGGATAGGGCCATGAAAAACGCTTGATAAAATTCATTCAAAATCCAAGGAAAAATCCGATTTCAGACATGCATGGCCTGGATCAACTCTGTCATCCACCCCTGCCCCACTTTTACCGTGAAACGGCTACCAAACATAAACTGGGCCACTACTCTGAAGAACGACTTCGGCGATTTCCTGTGAAGTGGACCAACACTGAGCCAGGGTAACTACGCGCGCGAACCCAGCCCAGCGCCGTGCCCCCNNNNNNNNNNNNNNNNNNNNNNNNNNNNNNNNNNNNNNNNNNNNNNNNNNNNNNNNNNNNNNNNNNNNNNNNNNNNNNNNNNNNNNNNNNNNNNNNNNNNNNNNNNNNNNNNNNNNNNNNNNNNNNNNNNNNNNNNNNNNNNNNNNNNNNNNNNNNNNNNNNNNNNNNNNNNNNNNNNNNNNNNNNNNNNNNNNNNNNNNNNNNNNNNNNNNNNNNNNNNNNNNNNNNNNNNNNNNNNNNNNNNNNNNNNNNNNNNNNNNNNNNNNNNNNNNNNNNNNNNNNNNNNNNNNNNNNNNNNNNNNNNNNNNNNNNNNNNNNNNNNNNNNNNNNNNNNNNNNNNNNNNNNNNNNNNNNNNNNNNNNNNNNNNNNNNNNGCGATGGAAgcctcctctctccccctcgctgATGATGATGCTTAGGATTCCGCCTGCTCCTGATTGCTGCAGCATGGGAGGCCATGCGCGACAGCGTTACTGTTGACGGTGGAGAGGAGATCATCGGCAAGGAAGGTGACCTTAATAATCTAGGCATGAGATTGATATTAAGGTAGATTCTTTCTCTGTTTCTCAATTCCATCAATCTCCTCCTGAGATCCCCTCCCAGATCTCACAACCACAACTCTCGCTTTCTCAGCTTGCTTATATTTATGATTTGGTAACAAGTTGCCCTGGTGTTTGCTTAGGCTTCCCCTAATTTTGTATGCTTTTGTTTCTATACGTGTTAGGTTATGAGGGTTACAACTAGATACAAACCTTAACAGGGACTTATCTTCTTGGGATGCAAAGAATGAAGTTAAATTAGTCGTTCTGTGTGCACTTTCTGTAGGTACTGTCAGGGAGATGGCCAGTTAATCTGTGAACTTTCTGTATTCGAGAGATTGTGTCGGCTGTGAGTTCATGCAGATTTTGGTTCTATCATGCACAGTAAAAACTTATCTGCTCACATACGTTCAGCTGCTGCAGATGATGCATGGGTATTGCAGTAAATATGTTAACAGTATAAACTGAACAATCGATTCGGTAACTCTACTTTTGGTTTGACGGATCTATAGCTTATGGAGAATTCATGCAATAGACATCTAAAGTTGAAACTTGGAGATCATCTTATATCCTCATGTTCACCTCTCAGTTCTCACCTTTTTTTTTTCTCATTCCTTCATCCTTCATTTAAGCAGAAATTCAATTTCATTTGCTCAAGGTAGCTGCAAGTCGCATGTATAGTTTCTTCACTTAGGCCCCCCCTGAGAAGAAAATTATTGTGTTTTAGATGAAGTAATTGGTATGAAGAATGTGTGTCATACCCAAATGAGTTAACATGCTTTTCATTATTGTCAGTATGATGATCATGAATGGCTAGGATACTTTAGATCAAGCATATGAGTTGGGGTTGGGGTGTACTCTGGATGAGTATACTGTTGAGAGTAGATCAGTGAATTAAACAAGCTGTGGGCATAAGTGGCATGACCAAATGCCAGTAACGATAAAGCTCTTCGCTACTTGGATACTGGCAGCATATCACACTGAGCAAGGAGGAAACAACACTTGGATGTTCCTTGCGAAAGTGTTTTAACATGTGAAGCTACATTCCAGCCCAATCAATTACTGTTATCTGAAATTGTCTTGGGAGCAGCGAGCTAAAGATTTGCAAACATATATATGCAAACATGTTTAAATCAACTATATGGACCGGTTCATGCAAATTTAACCTATGTATGCATTGTGACTATTATAGACCGGATCTTGTAAATTAAGATAATTCTATCACCGAAATGAACGGTGCGGCAAAGTGCGTCATCATCGTCTAGAGCAACTACATATCCTAGCCCAGTTGCCACCACGGACTCATTATCTCATTATCAGGGATATGTCTGACAGACCATAAAAATTAGTACATGTAAGCTCAATGATGACATTGtgtcaccaaagaactagctatggacaggggtgcgtggaagcttgctatccatgtgccagagccatgagttggtcgcgagatcttatgggcttcacctctagcctaccccaacttgtttgggactaaaggctttgttgttgttgttgttgttgttgttgttgttgttgttgtaagctCAATGATGACATTACAGGCCCACTTCTAGTAAGAAGTTGGAACAGTTTAACTTGCATAAAGGCAAAACCTACTATGAGCATTGTAGAACTGAAAAGGTTACACTTAGCAAATCCTCGAGCATTGTATTTAAACAATATATAGAAATATGTGAATCCCAAATCGATCAAAATAACAATGTCAAGATATGCTAGCATTTGATACCATTTCTGGATTCTTCTAACAATTAATATAGAAATAGCAAGAAGCCAACAACTAAAACTACCAGTGTGAATTATTAAAACATGACAGTAAAGGAAGTTACGCACTATGATGGCTTCTCTTGTTATAAAATTAACTTGAATAGCACAGTCTGAtatcatcatgcatatttgaagTGAAGCCTTGTCCTAATTGCCTGCAGGACTACCCCTACACTATACTCTAGGACACCAAATGCTTGATAAGTCCATAGCACAAAGAACAAAACTGAACCTTCAGTAAACACACATGTATCACTAAGGTTACTGCAAAGACACTTAAACTTTAAGAAAACACATGATAACCAATCTTAAACACCCAGTTATTAAATTCACCAGGAATTCGAGGTGTCCATATCAAGTACAAAATGGAAGGGACAGCTTAAAAGATCACACGGTTAGATACACACGAGGGTTCACCTATGAGCGTGCCCGCACAAATTCATCCAGCCGATCCCACACCTCAAGAGCAGCTGGTCTGTCCTGATGCCTTTTATTCTTGCTTATCTGCACCATAAGTTAGTAACACAATAAAGCAGCTGTAAGTGGGAGAAAAATAGAAATTGATTAACCAAAAGAACACGAAAAATTCCTCCCACTCACAGATATGATTTTGACATTCCACTGCTTGACCACTTTTGCTGAATCCACACTATCATCTTCAAAGCGTACAAAGAACCCAATAACTGAGAAAAGTTTAAAATGTTAGGCCACAGATGGTATCGACTTGCTGTGctgaaaagaaaaacagagcaatctAATGGTCCATGTTGCATTACAAATACCATTTATGACCAAGTTAGTGGGAGACCTTGCTAGGAACAGAGATAAAAGGCACAGGCAGCCGGATATGATTTGGTTAGTCATAGCAGCAGTGATTTCCTGCTCGACAGTCAATGTCAATGCCAAAAAACAAGCATCATTTTAACCCAATTGGGTTAACAAAGTAAGTAGTCAAAGTGTACTCCCGGTACAGAACAACCCTATCCTGCAATGTTGAGGGACAATTCAGCGATCCCTATGAACCTCAGTACGAAAATCTTGAATCACTGATGTGATGTGATTATTTCTACAGTTGTTGAGCAAAAACTAACGAAGCTCAGCTCAGAGATGCTAACACAACAAATCGCAGATATACAAACAGGCAAGCACAAACTAGAATGGCAAACCTTTGTTGAAGATGTCGACATGACCCTTGAAGGGCCAGTCCTTGAACTGCCACTCCTTTCCGAGCACAAACACGGCCACGACCCGCGCCCAGTCGTCGGCCTTGAGCGAGGCCGGCTTGTCCCTGACCTCGAATGCCACCGGACCGCCAGCCCCGCGGACGTGCTTCTTCTGCAGGGTGACGCACTCGGGCTTGGGGCTCCCCTTCATGGCCCGCATCTTCTCGTCGCTGGGCACGAACACGAAGTCCTCCAGGAAGTCCTTCACGTTGTAGATTGTTATCAGCGTCTGTGACGCGCTAGGCACCAGTATGATGGGCACGAAGCCGTCGCCGAGCGACTTGTCAAGCTTGGGGttcgcgagggcggcggcggctgtggcggATGGCTCGTGCCGGCCCGTGGCGGAGGGCGCGGCGTCCTTGTTCCGCAGGCGGTCCTCCTCGCGGCGCAGCGCGGCGTGGTAGATGGCGAGGAAGTCGCGGCCGCGGGCGTCGAGGACGGCGTTGCGGTCCTTGAGGGGCCGCTCGAGGGCGCGGACGTGGGCGGTGGaggcctcgtcggcgtcggggtcctccccctcctcctccgggggcggcggcggcgggggcgggtgGGCGTCCTGCgcgaaggaggaggggaggaggggctcGGCGGAGGGGAGGGAGCTGTCCCCGAAGTGGAGGAAGTCGAGGAAGGTCTTGCGGTCCGGGAGGGAGACGGGCGGGATCCGGCGGAGGCGGGCGGCCTGGAGGAAGTCGGTGTGCTTGAGGTCGTTGTGCTGCGCGAGGAAGACGGCGGCGGAGAGCGGGTAGGGGCGGCCCGACTGCTTGGAGGTGAAGGCGGTGGGGACGTTGGCCGGGAAGGTGTAGTCGTCGCCGAAGAGCACGTCGTCGCCGTTGAAGATGATCTTGTCCAGGTCGCCGCGGGCGGCGTAGTCCCGGAGCACGGCCAGGGGATCCatggccgcgccggagcttggtttgGGTTGGGTTTCCGCTGGATCTGGCTCTGGCTCTGGGGTTTGtgttttttttttcttccttttttttttgaACTGCTTTTTTTCTGAGGGTTTGTGAAGCGAATGCGAATCCAAGCACTGCGTCGTTTCAAGCAGCTAGCCCGTTAACTAGAGGCCCGATGTAAATGGGCTGGGTAGATTATGGCGATTCCAGTAGATAACAAAAATATtgttgtttctcaaaaaaaaattgttTGTCTAAAAAAATTGTTTCAACTCAaaaaaaattgtttaaaaaaactaGATAAAAAATCCAAGATGCTTGGATGAGCTGGCGTGCAAATTTTCAAATGACATCCGAAGAGCTCATGGCAAAAAAAATGAAATTGGATCAACACCGTACTTTCTTTCAAAGTAGTATCTTTTAGTTTCACAGACAATTTTTGGTTTTTTTATGCATCACATTTTTAGGTAGGATCTTTGACCAAACCACCGCCGACGTCCAGTGCGTCCTCGACCTCATTATGGACGACATCCAGATCTGGCATGTTGCGCGATGCATTACTGTGAGCCagttgttcgcacacgaacacatcaccgtgtaccctcgacgtcgAAGGAGTCTCACCGGAAACGCGATTCGCAAGACAACCGGAGAGAATTTTTGAGGACCCGGAACCCCACACTCCCGGGAGGGACCTCCtcggggagtgcggcggctatgggctaccctaggtcggtcaagccgcccctagagcctcgggattcgcagctctgcaACACAAAGAACGGCCCAGAACGAGGAAGAAAAAACGGGGGAGGgacaaaacgtagatgaaaaagtagtagatgtgttttttgattgtgtgttgttcaatcggccgtcacctttcATCTATTTATAAGGTGGCTGGACTTTCTGTAATCACTTACCTAACTCGAACAGGAATCTTTGGCAATTTTCCGGATCAACTCAGAGCCACTGAGtggtttgcttcggtcccaccgagcgaACGATGTCAACTCTCTGTATCCTTCTGTAATTTACCGATTAACTTGAtctcaccgattggtttgcttcgATCCCACCAAGTGAACGTTGCCAACTCTCTGGTAATTTTTCGggccaactcggtctcaccgatcaaatcaactcggtcggtctgaAATGACTCTGTAGCTTCAGTTTCTGACCTTATTTTGCCtccacaggttgcatacgacctcggattaagatgatttttatatcaaaatcaaccgtttcgacgagacgcacaactttagtGTTGAACATTTTCCATTAGAGGCCATCTTAATTTATTTTAatgccattctttaatctggtgtcaacatgagcatctctgaacttgtcataactattGCATCCaagctccgttttagaccatcttcatatccatctcgATCTTCTTAAAGAGATCCATCCGGAGTGAACTCCAATCCTAAGTTTGAATTAGTCTTTATATAGCCTAAGCTACTTTTATGACTGtgtcacttttgagcgtcaacacatgcccccctgttttttggcatagctagcgtgccgaaaaataacttgtatcaAGCTTGTTCTAAGGATAATGTCAATACTCCATCGGTCATTTATATGAcaataagtatatatcggccatgtttatgctaagggcAATAGTTATTTATCGGTCGTTGCCtatctaggcttcttgccacacacacTTGGGTGGTACTTCTTTAAATATTtttcattgagagctcgaggtaacaatatCCCTTGTACAAATTCCTCCAAATATGAGTTTTCAGGAACtactcttgtaatcctaaaaggaccttcccaacttggagacaacttcccgaattttctgtctttcgaaccaattggtagaatcaccttcgacacgagatcgccaacttgaaaagtcttcaacttgaccttcttattgtaagctcttgccaccctcaacttatctctctttatggccttcaaagcagccaaacaTTTATCGGtgacttcatcaatattgtccattgatgacccacaaatatatgagatctatcatagtcctttcgataaataagagtgtcaaacccaacgaggagcagaaggaaatggcaagcggttttcagcaaggtattctctgcaagcactgaaattatcggtaacagatagttgtgtgataagataattcgtaacgggtaacaagtaataaaagtaaacaaggtgtagcaaggtggtccaatcctttttgtagcaaaggataagcctggacgaactcttatataaagcaaagtgctcccgaggacacatgggaattgttgtcaagctagtttttatcatgcTCATATTATTCGTGTTcgttattttgataatttgatatgtgggtggaccggtgcttgggtgctgtccttccttggacaagcctcccacatatgattaaccaatctcgcaagcatccgcaactacaaaagaagaattaagataaatctaaccatagcatgaaacatatggatccaaatcagcctcttacgaagcaacgcataaactaggggttaacttctatcactctagcaacccatcatctacttattgaaggaaatatgccctagaggcaataataaagttgttattttatatttccttattcatgataaaggtttattattcatgctagagttgtatttatcggaaacctaaatacatgtgtgaatacataaacaaacatcgtgtccctagtgagccttgataacccacaagtataggggatcgcaaca is drawn from Triticum dicoccoides isolate Atlit2015 ecotype Zavitan chromosome 4A, WEW_v2.0, whole genome shotgun sequence and contains these coding sequences:
- the LOC119287119 gene encoding protein CDC73 homolog; protein product: MDPLAVLRDYAARGDLDKIIFNGDDVLFGDDYTFPANVPTAFTSKQSGRPYPLSAAVFLAQHNDLKHTDFLQAARLRRIPPVSLPDRKTFLDFLHFGDSSLPSAEPLLPSSFAQDAHPPPPPPPPEEEGEDPDADEASTAHVRALERPLKDRNAVLDARGRDFLAIYHAALRREEDRLRNKDAAPSATGRHEPSATAAAALANPKLDKSLGDGFVPIILVPSASQTLITIYNVKDFLEDFVFVPSDEKMRAMKGSPKPECVTLQKKHVRGAGGPVAFEVRDKPASLKADDWARVVAVFVLGKEWQFKDWPFKGHVDIFNKVIGFFVRFEDDSVDSAKVVKQWNVKIISISKNKRHQDRPAALEVWDRLDEFVRARS